The following proteins come from a genomic window of Synergistota bacterium:
- a CDS encoding TRAP transporter large permease: MITLMVLAFAITFLLGVPIAFVLGITGFICILAMGVPLQVVTQRMFTGIDSFPLMAVPFFILAGELMNRGGTTLRIIRFANSLVGHIKGGLAHTNVVANMFFAGISGSAIADASAIGSILIPAMEKSGYEKDFSAALTAAAATIGPIIPPSIIMVIYGVSVGVSIGGLFAAGFIPGVMLGLAMMVVIFLESRTRNYPIVGAFSLRKVWEEFKGAFWALLSPLIILGGILFGAFTPTEAAAVAVVYSFVVGKFIYRELRWKDIPEVLFQSGVTVASILLIISMANVFAWVIAANLIPQRIASIFLTLSQNKYVFLLLVNIFLLIVGMFMETGAAIIILAPILAPIAVKMGVHPLHFGFIMVLNLAIGMVTPPVGVCLFVSCGITGLSLERVAASVYKFVIAEIAVLAIVTFFEPISMFLPRLLGFIR; encoded by the coding sequence ATGATAACTCTTATGGTTCTTGCCTTTGCGATTACCTTTTTATTAGGTGTTCCCATAGCTTTTGTTTTAGGAATAACAGGATTTATCTGTATACTTGCAATGGGCGTTCCTCTTCAAGTTGTTACTCAAAGGATGTTCACGGGGATAGATTCTTTCCCTCTTATGGCTGTTCCATTCTTTATCCTGGCGGGGGAGCTTATGAATCGCGGTGGTACCACGCTAAGAATAATAAGGTTTGCTAATAGTCTTGTCGGACATATAAAAGGTGGTCTTGCTCATACTAATGTAGTTGCTAATATGTTTTTCGCTGGAATAAGCGGATCGGCTATTGCTGATGCATCGGCAATTGGATCTATTCTTATACCTGCAATGGAAAAAAGCGGTTATGAAAAGGATTTTAGTGCTGCTTTAACAGCAGCTGCAGCTACTATAGGTCCCATAATTCCTCCAAGCATAATAATGGTTATATACGGAGTTTCTGTAGGAGTTTCTATAGGGGGGCTTTTTGCTGCAGGTTTTATACCTGGAGTGATGCTTGGCTTGGCTATGATGGTTGTTATATTTCTTGAGTCAAGGACCAGGAATTATCCTATAGTTGGAGCCTTTTCTTTAAGGAAAGTATGGGAAGAATTTAAAGGAGCGTTCTGGGCATTGCTTTCGCCGCTAATTATCCTTGGAGGAATACTTTTTGGTGCTTTCACTCCTACTGAAGCTGCAGCAGTTGCTGTAGTATATTCTTTTGTAGTTGGTAAGTTTATATATAGAGAATTGAGATGGAAAGATATTCCAGAAGTTTTATTTCAAAGTGGTGTAACGGTTGCTTCTATACTTTTAATAATTTCTATGGCTAACGTTTTTGCTTGGGTTATAGCTGCTAATTTGATCCCTCAAAGGATAGCTTCTATATTTTTAACACTTTCACAAAATAAGTATGTTTTTCTTTTGCTAGTAAATATCTTCTTACTTATAGTGGGAATGTTTATGGAAACTGGTGCTGCGATAATAATACTAGCTCCAATACTTGCTCCTATTGCTGTTAAAATGGGAGTTCATCCGCTTCACTTTGGTTTCATAATGGTTTTAAATCTTGCCATAGGAATGGTTACCCCGCCTGTGGGAGTTTGTCTTTTCGTTAGCTGTGGAATAACCGGATTATCATTAGAGAGGGTAGCAGCCTCTGTTTATAAGTTTGTTATTGCTGAGATAGCTGTCCTAGCTATAGTGACTTTCTTTGAACCAATATCGATGTTTTTACCAAGATTATTGGGGTTTATAAGATAA
- a CDS encoding thiamine pyrophosphate-dependent dehydrogenase E1 component subunit alpha translates to MYISMLRIRRFEEKVVELFAQGKIPGFVHSYIGEEAVAVGACSALEPTDYITSTHRGHGHLIAKGGDLKYMMAELYGKKTGYCKGKGGSMHIADVDLGILGANGIVGAGLPIATGAALSSYLQKNGRVALCFFSDGASNRGTFHESLNMASIWKLPVIFLCENNMYGISMPQRKGMAIDDVADRASAYGMPGIVIDGNDVIAVYEAVKEAVNKARSGGGPTLIEAKTARWRGHFEGDPQTYRTQDEIEEWKKKCPIRRFQERLIKAGILSEAKIRDIEEMIAREVEEAVRFAENSPYPEPEEALEDVYA, encoded by the coding sequence ATGTATATTTCTATGTTAAGGATAAGACGGTTCGAAGAAAAAGTTGTGGAGCTTTTTGCTCAAGGTAAGATACCGGGTTTTGTTCACTCTTACATAGGTGAAGAGGCAGTAGCTGTTGGGGCTTGCTCAGCTTTAGAACCCACTGATTATATAACTAGTACTCACAGAGGACATGGGCATCTAATAGCTAAAGGCGGAGATCTTAAATATATGATGGCTGAGCTTTACGGTAAAAAGACCGGCTATTGTAAGGGTAAAGGAGGATCTATGCATATAGCTGATGTAGATCTGGGCATACTCGGAGCTAATGGGATAGTTGGTGCTGGTTTGCCAATAGCAACGGGTGCAGCCTTATCAAGTTATTTACAAAAGAACGGAAGAGTTGCTTTATGTTTCTTTAGCGATGGTGCATCAAATAGAGGTACTTTCCATGAAAGCTTAAACATGGCCTCTATATGGAAGCTACCTGTTATATTTCTATGCGAGAATAATATGTATGGCATATCGATGCCTCAGCGAAAGGGGATGGCGATCGATGATGTGGCAGATAGAGCTTCGGCTTACGGTATGCCTGGGATTGTTATAGATGGGAACGATGTTATAGCTGTCTACGAAGCAGTTAAGGAGGCAGTGAATAAAGCTCGCTCTGGTGGGGGTCCGACATTGATAGAGGCTAAAACAGCTCGTTGGAGGGGACACTTTGAGGGGGATCCTCAAACTTATAGAACACAAGACGAAATAGAGGAATGGAAGAAAAAATGTCCAATAAGGCGTTTTCAAGAGAGGCTTATTAAAGCGGGGATATTGAGTGAAGCTAAGATAAGAGATATAGAGGAGATGATAGCTAGGGAAGTTGAAGAAGCCGTGAGGTTTGCGGAAAATAGCCCCTATCCTGAGCCTGAAGAGGCTCTTGAGGATGTTTATGCTTAG
- a CDS encoding Lin0512 family protein translates to MNNYKRFVIEFGMGLDLHGGDYTNASVKAIKDAISRVCLCGLIEILNVPLEDVLVEVILGIPEGGEVEEEEIKKAIPIGKVELRLEKGGLKVPGIYVPKFGETSEIVVVNACVIVKVPG, encoded by the coding sequence ATGAATAACTATAAAAGATTTGTTATCGAGTTTGGTATGGGGTTGGATCTCCATGGAGGAGATTACACTAATGCAAGCGTAAAAGCTATTAAAGATGCTATTTCTCGCGTTTGTTTATGTGGTTTAATTGAAATTTTGAACGTTCCTCTCGAGGATGTTCTTGTAGAAGTTATACTTGGTATTCCTGAGGGAGGCGAGGTAGAAGAGGAAGAAATAAAGAAAGCTATTCCCATAGGTAAAGTGGAGTTAAGGTTAGAAAAGGGAGGGCTTAAGGTGCCCGGGATTTATGTTCCTAAGTTTGGGGAGACTTCAGAAATTGTTGTCGTTAATGCTTGTGTAATTGTCAAAGTTCCCGGGTAG
- a CDS encoding NAD(+)/NADH kinase — translation MGRIGIIANPASGKDIRRLVAHGSVFDNNEKVNIVKRMLSIFDEVGIKEVLFMPDYFQIGLKALKALGKMRLKVEIIDMSVEFTQDDSTKAAHILERERVDCLITLGGDGTNRVVAKGLSHDSELPLLPISTGTNNVFPYMIEGTVAALAAAAIAKGVVSKEEGCFRAKRVELFKEGELRDIALIDLVSLDCSFIGSRAIWHPEEMKEIFSTIAKPDSIGASSIGGYLIPTSEIDDRGVYVRLGKEGRRLFAPLVPGVVKEVYVECFSEVAFLKKYPISINKGVIALDGEREIEFSDGKWEVQVTRRGPLVVDIKKVLILASERGFLKR, via the coding sequence ATGGGGAGAATAGGGATAATAGCTAATCCAGCATCAGGTAAGGATATAAGAAGGCTTGTTGCTCATGGTTCTGTTTTTGATAATAATGAGAAAGTTAATATAGTTAAAAGAATGCTTTCGATTTTTGATGAAGTTGGTATAAAAGAGGTTTTATTTATGCCGGATTATTTTCAGATAGGCTTAAAGGCTTTGAAAGCCTTAGGTAAAATGAGGTTAAAGGTTGAGATTATAGATATGAGTGTAGAGTTTACTCAGGATGATTCTACAAAAGCCGCACACATTTTAGAAAGGGAAAGAGTAGATTGTTTGATAACTCTTGGAGGAGATGGTACGAATAGGGTAGTTGCAAAGGGGCTTTCTCATGATAGTGAGCTTCCTTTACTTCCAATATCTACCGGAACCAATAACGTTTTTCCATATATGATAGAAGGTACTGTTGCAGCGCTAGCTGCTGCTGCGATTGCTAAAGGTGTAGTTTCAAAAGAAGAGGGATGTTTTAGAGCTAAAAGGGTAGAACTCTTTAAGGAGGGGGAGTTAAGAGATATAGCTTTGATTGATTTGGTTTCGCTTGATTGTTCCTTTATAGGCTCAAGAGCTATATGGCATCCAGAAGAGATGAAAGAAATTTTCTCTACGATAGCTAAACCTGACTCTATAGGTGCTTCTTCTATAGGAGGTTACCTCATTCCTACTAGTGAGATAGATGATAGAGGAGTTTATGTAAGGCTGGGTAAAGAGGGAAGAAGACTTTTTGCCCCTTTGGTTCCAGGTGTGGTTAAGGAAGTATATGTGGAGTGTTTTTCTGAAGTGGCTTTCTTGAAAAAGTATCCTATTAGTATTAACAAAGGGGTTATAGCGCTTGATGGAGAAAGGGAAATAGAGTTTTCTGATGGGAAATGGGAAGTTCAGGTAACGAGAAGAGGACCTCTTGTGGTAGATATTAAAAAGGTTTTAATATTAGCTAGCGAGAGGGGATTCTTGAAGAGATAA
- a CDS encoding histone deacetylase yields MLKSQNRLALVFFPAFDWAITPTHPEREERLLYTWDQILEEGILDINGIEVYNPTIATEKDIQRVHFCIPDVRSRVPQPHLISAGGAIKAAELVLKGEADKAFAMVRPPGHHAQRVVWGDRGFCIINIEAVMIENIRQRFGHKRVAIVDTDCHHGDGTQDIYWNDRDTLYISIHQDGRTLYPGTGFPDELGGPAAIGYNINIPLPPGTGEEGFLYVLDNLILPILEEYKPDLVINSAGQDNHYTDPITNMNFTAQGYAKLTQKLNPDIAVLEGGYSIEGALPYVNVGIILALAGLNYSNVVEPDYNPEKLRQSSKTMDYIKRLCDKIYNIWRNREVIRDEMIKDQKYILRKRNVYYDTDGILEKQTQIFKICPDCSGVSTIESESDWGAKIFAVTIPRDACEKCFNEGYRLFEEIEKEKYYRVYLQDKVNDFFSSK; encoded by the coding sequence ATGCTTAAATCTCAAAATAGATTAGCTTTGGTATTTTTCCCGGCCTTCGATTGGGCCATAACCCCAACGCATCCAGAAAGGGAAGAGAGACTTCTATATACATGGGATCAAATCCTCGAAGAAGGAATTCTCGACATTAACGGAATCGAAGTCTACAACCCAACAATTGCTACAGAGAAGGATATCCAAAGGGTCCATTTTTGCATACCAGATGTAAGATCAAGAGTTCCACAACCCCACCTGATATCTGCAGGAGGAGCTATAAAAGCAGCAGAATTGGTACTTAAGGGGGAAGCGGATAAAGCTTTTGCAATGGTAAGACCACCAGGTCATCACGCTCAAAGAGTGGTTTGGGGAGACAGGGGTTTTTGCATAATAAATATAGAAGCCGTTATGATAGAAAATATAAGACAGCGCTTCGGACATAAAAGAGTAGCTATTGTAGATACAGATTGTCATCATGGAGATGGAACCCAGGATATATATTGGAACGACAGAGATACTCTCTATATATCTATACACCAAGACGGAAGGACTCTTTATCCAGGAACAGGCTTTCCCGATGAACTTGGTGGACCAGCTGCGATAGGCTATAACATAAACATCCCTCTTCCGCCAGGAACCGGAGAGGAAGGATTCCTATATGTGCTAGATAATCTTATATTACCCATATTAGAAGAATATAAGCCCGACCTCGTTATAAATTCTGCAGGTCAGGACAATCACTACACCGATCCTATAACGAACATGAATTTCACAGCCCAAGGTTATGCAAAGCTTACTCAAAAACTCAATCCTGATATAGCCGTATTAGAAGGGGGTTACTCAATAGAGGGAGCCTTACCTTATGTAAATGTAGGTATAATACTTGCCTTAGCAGGCTTAAACTACTCTAACGTTGTAGAACCAGATTATAATCCAGAAAAGCTAAGACAGTCTTCCAAAACCATGGACTATATTAAAAGGCTATGCGACAAAATTTATAATATTTGGAGAAACAGAGAAGTTATAAGAGACGAAATGATAAAGGATCAAAAATATATACTGAGAAAGAGAAACGTTTATTATGATACTGATGGGATATTAGAGAAACAAACCCAAATATTTAAGATTTGCCCCGATTGCTCAGGAGTAAGTACTATAGAGTCAGAATCAGACTGGGGAGCAAAAATTTTTGCTGTAACAATTCCTCGGGATGCTTGTGAAAAGTGCTTTAATGAAGGCTACAGGCTTTTCGAAGAAATAGAAAAAGAAAAATATTACAGGGTTTATCTTCAAGACAAAGTTAACGATTTCTTCTCAAGTAAATGA
- a CDS encoding TRAP transporter small permease, producing MFFVKYLLNIFDSIAMWGLVALMAFMSIVTFLAVIFRFILHSPLTWSEEAARYMMVWVTYLGAGIAVKKGRHIGVTMFISKVPLSLRKSLIIFSEIIVIVFLFLLVYQGINLLLTLKDQISPAMGLPMVIPYFAIPFGCFYMFLHLLEMLLSRSIGLLSTSNVELKKLEEERGK from the coding sequence ATGTTTTTTGTGAAGTACTTATTAAATATTTTTGACTCTATTGCCATGTGGGGCTTAGTTGCTTTAATGGCCTTTATGAGTATAGTTACCTTTTTAGCTGTTATATTTAGATTTATCCTCCATAGTCCCTTAACATGGTCTGAAGAAGCAGCAAGGTATATGATGGTATGGGTAACCTATCTTGGAGCTGGTATCGCTGTTAAAAAGGGAAGGCATATCGGAGTTACCATGTTTATAAGCAAGGTTCCGTTATCCTTGAGAAAATCATTGATAATTTTTTCGGAGATCATTGTTATTGTTTTTCTTTTCTTACTTGTTTATCAAGGAATAAACCTTCTCTTAACCTTAAAAGACCAGATTTCTCCTGCAATGGGATTGCCTATGGTTATACCTTATTTTGCTATTCCTTTTGGTTGTTTTTATATGTTCCTTCATCTTTTAGAAATGCTGCTTTCTCGCTCTATTGGGCTTCTTTCTACGTCTAATGTGGAACTTAAGAAGTTAGAGGAGGAAAGAGGGAAATGA
- a CDS encoding DUF6506 family protein codes for MALRAAFIFIAPQADSRKDRTVVKSGEVELHVVGVRSYEEGAQIAVDLVREGISCIELCGGFGNEGVSMVAKAVKRKARVGVVRFDLHPGLGGKSGDEFFL; via the coding sequence TTGGCTTTGAGGGCTGCTTTTATTTTTATAGCTCCTCAGGCAGACTCTCGGAAAGATAGAACCGTGGTTAAAAGCGGAGAGGTCGAACTTCATGTGGTTGGCGTTAGAAGCTACGAAGAAGGTGCTCAAATTGCAGTGGATTTAGTGAGAGAGGGAATATCTTGTATAGAGCTTTGCGGTGGCTTTGGCAACGAAGGTGTTAGTATGGTGGCTAAAGCTGTTAAGAGAAAAGCTCGTGTGGGAGTTGTTAGATTCGATCTTCATCCTGGGCTTGGCGGAAAGAGTGGAGATGAGTTTTTCCTATGA
- a CDS encoding alpha-ketoacid dehydrogenase subunit beta, whose translation MREITYAEAIREALREEMKRDDKVYICGEDVGRFGGCFGVTKGLWEEFGDDRVRDTPISETAIIGSAVGAAATGMRPVAEIMFCDFMGVAMDEITNQAAKMRYMFGGKVKLPMVIRTPVGGGLSAAAQHSQSLEAWFTHLPGLKVVMPSTPYDAKGLLKASIRDDNPVVFLEHKMLYGFKGPVPEEEYIIPLGVADIKREGKDLTIIATSLMVHKALDAASILEKDGFSVEVVDPRTLYPLDEEKILASVRKTHRAVVVHEAVERNGFGGEIVSIIMEKAFEYLDAPVKRVCGKNVPIPFSPPLERFVIPQVEDIIKAAKSIL comes from the coding sequence ATGAGAGAGATTACATATGCGGAAGCGATAAGGGAAGCTTTAAGGGAGGAAATGAAGCGTGATGATAAGGTATATATATGTGGTGAAGATGTCGGAAGATTTGGTGGTTGCTTTGGAGTTACAAAAGGGCTTTGGGAAGAGTTCGGAGATGATAGGGTCAGAGATACACCTATAAGTGAAACAGCTATAATTGGTTCTGCTGTTGGGGCTGCTGCCACAGGTATGAGACCTGTAGCAGAAATAATGTTCTGTGATTTCATGGGTGTAGCAATGGACGAGATAACTAATCAAGCAGCTAAGATGAGATATATGTTTGGAGGAAAGGTTAAACTTCCCATGGTTATTAGAACTCCTGTGGGAGGAGGGCTTTCTGCTGCGGCTCAGCATTCTCAAAGTCTTGAAGCTTGGTTTACTCATCTTCCTGGTCTTAAGGTTGTAATGCCATCAACCCCTTACGATGCTAAAGGTTTGCTTAAGGCTTCTATAAGAGACGACAACCCTGTTGTATTTTTGGAGCATAAGATGCTTTACGGTTTTAAAGGTCCTGTTCCAGAGGAAGAGTATATAATACCGCTAGGTGTTGCAGATATAAAGAGAGAAGGTAAGGATCTTACTATAATAGCTACATCTTTGATGGTTCATAAAGCTTTAGATGCTGCATCTATTCTTGAGAAGGATGGTTTTTCTGTTGAGGTAGTTGATCCTAGAACGCTTTACCCTCTTGATGAGGAGAAAATTTTAGCTTCGGTTAGAAAGACTCATAGGGCTGTTGTCGTTCATGAAGCTGTTGAGAGAAACGGTTTTGGTGGAGAGATAGTTTCAATAATAATGGAGAAGGCCTTTGAATATCTTGATGCTCCTGTTAAGAGAGTTTGTGGTAAAAATGTTCCTATACCTTTTTCTCCACCCCTTGAGAGGTTTGTCATACCTCAGGTTGAGGATATTATCAAGGCTGCAAAGTCTATTCTTTAA
- a CDS encoding DctP family TRAP transporter solute-binding subunit, translating into MLRRICFLIAIFVLFGLFISESSFALTKFKLANAGPADPEDRTVIAVDIFANYVFTKTNGEIKVDAFHASQLGNEKEILEGLKIGSIEFGTITTGPIPTLFKPIMVFDIPYLFPNVYVAWEVLDGPFGQKLMGEMLKATGIRCLAISENGYRHFFTIKKEIKSPADMKGLKIRTMENPAHMKLVEALGASPTPIAFGELYMALQQGVVDGAECPITLINNMKFYEVSKYVVLDGHLYNPLIMFVNDKVWNKFTEEQKLIIYEGAQLFKIAQRALTERQVQTGLVNLQKQGMKVYVPNAEEAKQFRNLSQPAVLEYVKKEVGEKWVNEIIEVVKAAEAKQKEMVK; encoded by the coding sequence ATGTTGAGGAGAATCTGCTTCTTGATAGCAATTTTTGTGTTGTTTGGTTTGTTTATTTCAGAGAGCTCTTTCGCTCTTACAAAATTTAAGCTTGCGAATGCCGGGCCTGCAGATCCTGAGGATAGGACAGTTATAGCTGTTGATATTTTTGCTAATTATGTTTTCACTAAAACTAATGGGGAGATAAAAGTTGATGCTTTTCATGCTTCCCAACTTGGAAATGAGAAAGAGATACTTGAAGGTTTGAAAATCGGTTCTATCGAATTTGGTACTATAACTACGGGTCCCATTCCTACCTTATTTAAGCCCATAATGGTTTTTGATATTCCTTATCTATTTCCGAATGTTTATGTAGCGTGGGAGGTATTGGATGGTCCATTTGGTCAGAAGCTTATGGGTGAGATGTTAAAAGCAACCGGCATACGTTGTCTTGCTATAAGTGAAAATGGTTACAGGCATTTCTTTACCATCAAGAAAGAGATAAAATCTCCTGCTGATATGAAAGGGTTAAAGATCAGAACCATGGAAAATCCGGCTCACATGAAATTAGTTGAGGCACTTGGTGCTTCTCCTACACCTATAGCTTTTGGTGAACTTTATATGGCTTTGCAACAGGGAGTTGTTGATGGTGCTGAGTGTCCAATCACATTGATCAATAACATGAAATTCTATGAGGTTTCCAAGTATGTTGTTTTAGATGGGCACCTGTATAATCCGCTTATAATGTTTGTTAACGATAAGGTTTGGAATAAGTTTACTGAGGAGCAAAAGCTAATTATATATGAAGGAGCCCAGCTCTTTAAGATAGCTCAGAGAGCTTTAACAGAGAGGCAGGTTCAGACTGGCTTGGTAAATCTTCAAAAGCAGGGTATGAAGGTTTATGTCCCCAATGCTGAGGAAGCAAAGCAGTTTAGGAATCTCTCTCAACCCGCTGTATTAGAATACGTCAAGAAGGAAGTAGGGGAGAAGTGGGTTAACGAGATTATTGAGGTGGTTAAAGCGGCAGAAGCTAAGCAAAAGGAAATGGTTAAGTAA
- a CDS encoding iron-containing alcohol dehydrogenase codes for MTTPFNYIFGFRATPLKFGVGATELLGKEAKKLGVKNALIIADNLVYEKTDVIKRAIESLEKEEIKYDIWKELKGEPTEEDVDKALDYVKGKDFDGFIGIGGGSAIDLTKIVDACYTHKPQSFKDYLAKPYGKGEPIPGPIKPLIAIPTTSGTGSETTRAAVIIVENAKATAYDDFIAPKLAIVDPLNTITMSPKVTAGTGIDAFTHALEAYLAKPTHLIPPGSIVTGSNLLVDIVSEKAIELIGKSLRVATWDGKNLDARSDMALAAYLAGIAFDSAGLHVIHSIGQAIGAIKGISHGISVGLFAPAFLEVVAPICPEKVAKVAELLGKRTRGLDKIEAAMLASEAVRELLRDIGFPNGLSEFDIKENDISKFVEESVRRPRINSPIAITPELAKNIITKSIKIW; via the coding sequence ATGACAACTCCTTTCAATTATATTTTTGGCTTTAGGGCTACACCTCTAAAGTTTGGTGTAGGAGCTACTGAACTACTAGGTAAAGAAGCCAAAAAACTAGGGGTTAAAAATGCGCTTATAATAGCAGATAACCTGGTATATGAGAAAACAGATGTCATTAAGAGAGCTATAGAATCCTTAGAAAAGGAAGAGATAAAGTATGATATATGGAAGGAGTTAAAGGGAGAACCAACTGAAGAAGATGTTGATAAAGCCTTAGATTATGTTAAAGGAAAGGACTTTGATGGATTCATTGGGATAGGCGGTGGAAGCGCTATTGATCTAACAAAAATCGTAGATGCTTGCTATACTCACAAACCGCAAAGCTTTAAAGATTATCTTGCAAAACCATATGGAAAAGGAGAACCTATACCGGGACCGATAAAACCCCTTATAGCCATTCCAACAACATCTGGAACAGGTAGCGAAACCACAAGAGCTGCTGTAATAATAGTTGAAAATGCTAAAGCTACAGCTTATGATGACTTTATAGCCCCAAAATTAGCTATAGTAGATCCATTAAATACAATAACGATGTCTCCAAAAGTCACTGCTGGTACAGGAATAGATGCTTTCACTCATGCTTTAGAGGCCTACTTAGCAAAACCTACTCATCTTATACCCCCTGGCTCAATAGTCACTGGCTCTAACTTACTTGTGGACATCGTATCAGAAAAAGCAATAGAGCTCATAGGTAAAAGCTTAAGAGTAGCAACCTGGGATGGGAAAAACTTAGACGCAAGGAGCGATATGGCTTTAGCTGCTTATTTAGCAGGCATTGCCTTTGATAGCGCAGGACTTCATGTTATACACTCTATCGGACAAGCAATAGGAGCAATAAAGGGTATATCCCACGGAATATCAGTAGGACTTTTCGCACCTGCCTTCCTGGAGGTTGTAGCTCCAATATGCCCAGAAAAGGTAGCAAAGGTAGCAGAACTTTTAGGTAAAAGGACAAGGGGGTTAGATAAGATTGAGGCCGCGATGTTAGCTTCCGAAGCTGTTAGAGAGTTACTTAGGGATATAGGTTTCCCAAACGGCCTCTCTGAGTTCGATATCAAAGAAAATGACATATCTAAATTTGTTGAAGAATCGGTTAGACGACCAAGGATAAACTCACCTATAGCGATAACACCTGAATTAGCAAAAAACATAATAACTAAATCGATAAAAATATGGTAG
- a CDS encoding hydantoinase/oxoprolinase family protein, giving the protein MVERENKSLILGLDVGGTHVDAVVLEGKRVIDKVKIPIESDDLFEPIWTALLKLIKDKKDSISQINLSTTVATNAIAQDKLEPVGMIIESGPGVDLSHLTVKGGVFFISGYIDHRGVEIKPFNTNEIFLAKNLFKSKGINLCGVVTKFSVRNPSHEIKIWELLKNDFEFISLGHKLSGKLNFPRRINTTYLNSATYPSFKRFYKGIIEALEKEKIKTQVNILKADGGTVELETAKDYPVYTILSGPAASILGALALGVPKEDGIIIDIGGTTTDIAFVIQGIPMLEPFGIKIGDYNTLVRALYSFSIGLGGDSAIKIIKGKLKIGPEREGFPKALGGPSPTPSDAMITLGLLDLGNKEQAIKSIKDISIILGLDTKSCAELILKEMVGSIKKAVEKALDSINNKPITTIKELLYGKKISPKFLFLIGGPAKALAPFLKEEFGVPCYVPKLYDVANALGAALAKKTFEINLFINTADEILSVPELGICKKINKSFTFEEAQKLSLSLLREWALSKGMREEEFESEIIESTSFNIVRGFYTCGKNIRIKAQIKPGLLFSLGEIENA; this is encoded by the coding sequence ATGGTAGAAAGGGAGAATAAAAGTTTAATATTAGGATTAGATGTAGGTGGAACTCACGTAGATGCAGTTGTACTAGAAGGGAAAAGGGTTATAGATAAGGTTAAGATACCTATAGAAAGCGATGACCTTTTTGAACCAATATGGACTGCCTTATTAAAACTTATAAAAGATAAGAAAGATTCTATTTCCCAAATAAACTTAAGCACTACAGTAGCAACAAATGCGATAGCTCAGGATAAACTTGAACCAGTAGGTATGATTATAGAAAGCGGACCAGGTGTTGATCTTTCACATCTAACAGTTAAAGGTGGAGTTTTCTTCATCTCAGGATATATAGATCACAGGGGGGTAGAAATAAAACCCTTTAACACTAACGAAATATTTCTTGCAAAAAATCTATTTAAAAGCAAAGGGATTAACCTTTGTGGAGTCGTAACCAAATTCTCCGTAAGAAATCCCTCTCACGAAATAAAAATATGGGAGCTACTCAAAAATGATTTTGAATTCATAAGCTTAGGACATAAACTTTCCGGAAAGCTCAATTTCCCAAGGAGAATTAATACAACATATTTGAATTCAGCAACCTATCCAAGCTTTAAACGCTTTTACAAGGGAATAATAGAAGCTCTAGAAAAGGAAAAAATAAAGACTCAGGTTAACATTCTTAAAGCTGATGGAGGAACGGTTGAGCTCGAAACCGCTAAAGACTACCCAGTTTATACAATTCTATCTGGACCAGCAGCAAGTATATTAGGAGCTTTAGCCTTAGGTGTACCTAAAGAGGATGGGATAATCATAGACATAGGAGGCACGACCACAGATATAGCTTTTGTAATTCAGGGTATCCCAATGCTTGAACCCTTTGGCATAAAAATAGGAGATTACAATACCTTAGTAAGAGCCTTATATAGCTTCTCCATAGGTTTAGGAGGAGATAGCGCAATAAAGATTATTAAAGGAAAGTTAAAAATAGGACCGGAAAGGGAGGGATTTCCTAAAGCATTGGGAGGCCCATCCCCCACACCAAGCGATGCTATGATAACTTTAGGGCTCCTAGATTTGGGAAATAAAGAGCAAGCTATAAAATCTATAAAAGATATATCTATTATCCTGGGCTTAGATACAAAGTCATGTGCAGAACTTATACTAAAGGAAATGGTAGGATCGATTAAAAAGGCTGTTGAAAAAGCTTTAGATAGCATAAATAATAAGCCAATTACTACAATCAAAGAGTTACTTTATGGTAAAAAGATTTCACCAAAATTTCTTTTCCTTATTGGAGGGCCAGCTAAAGCACTCGCACCCTTTTTAAAAGAAGAATTCGGGGTTCCTTGTTATGTTCCAAAACTTTACGATGTAGCCAACGCCCTAGGAGCAGCACTTGCCAAGAAGACCTTCGAAATCAATTTGTTCATCAACACAGCTGATGAAATTCTATCTGTTCCTGAACTTGGAATTTGCAAAAAGATAAATAAGAGCTTTACCTTTGAGGAAGCTCAAAAACTTTCCTTAAGTCTCCTAAGAGAATGGGCTCTCTCGAAAGGTATGAGAGAGGAAGAATTTGAAAGTGAAATAATTGAAAGTACCAGTTTTAACATAGTAAGGGGGTTTTACACTTGTGGGAAAAACATAAGGATAAAAGCTCAAATAAAACCAGGTTTGCTTTTCAGTTTGGGAGAGATCGAAAATGCTTAA